The Verrucomicrobium spinosum DSM 4136 = JCM 18804 DNA segment CTTTCCGGCAGTCGTATTTGTGCCAAAAGCCAGCAGGTCCTGAATGGTTTCCGCGTCCAGCGTGAGCACTCCGTCGCTGGCCGCTATCAGGACGTCTCCCGGCTTCAGAGGGAACTTCTCCATCCGGGCATCCACCAGGGTCAGAGGCAGCCCCATACAGGCTGATTGCAGCACGTGCCGGTCGGGGTGGAACTGGGCTTCTTGAGCGGTCATTTCGCCGCGCCTCACCCGATCATCGAGCAGGGGGGCAAGGGAGTGATCTGCATTGAGGCGCTGCAACTGCCCTTCCCGAAAGAGGAAAAGCGGGGAATCTCCTACGCTGATCCAGTGGGCATGGTCTGCGGTCACGACCAAACCGATGAAGGTGCTGCCCATGGGTGCCTGGTTCCACTGCAGGCGATGGCTCAGGTGATGCAGGGCCTCGTTGGCCGCTTCCAGAGCCACACGAAGCCGCCACGCAGCGGTCAGGGCACTCCGGCGGTAGGCCTTGATGAATTCACTGACCAGAAGGAAACTCGCCACGTTGCCTCCTATGTGCGCACCCAGACCATCTCCCAGGCCAACCAGCAGACGGGTGAAAGGGGGCTCCAGTTTCTCCGACACATCGCCAAAGGCATAGTAGTCCTCCTGCTTCTCGCGGTGACCAATATGCTGGCGGCCGGCGAAGTCCTTCTCG contains these protein-coding regions:
- a CDS encoding PP2C family protein-serine/threonine phosphatase; amino-acid sequence: MRAPGPRFEVEKDFAGRQHIGHREKQEDYYAFGDVSEKLEPPFTRLLVGLGDGLGAHIGGNVASFLLVSEFIKAYRRSALTAAWRLRVALEAANEALHHLSHRLQWNQAPMGSTFIGLVVTADHAHWISVGDSPLFLFREGQLQRLNADHSLAPLLDDRVRRGEMTAQEAQFHPDRHVLQSACMGLPLTLVDARMEKFPLKPGDVLIAASDGVLTLDAETIQDLLAFGTNTTAGKIADALLFAVRGAHHPRQDNTTVAVVKIPAAASGKQAPEAAEASSTGSGPQGADAYGAEGNLVSE